aggggagggcagggccgcgccggcgccggagagggaggaggggaggggcgcgcggGGGGTGCAGGAGAGGGGAGTGGGGGGCAGGGGAAGGagggggtgtgcgtgcggggGGTGTGGGAGAGGGGAGCGGGGGGCAAGGGAAGTTCATTTGCGTCGGAtgggggctttgccgagtgcgctgGATCTGACACTTGACAAATAACTGGTATGCCGAGTGTTttaattttaccgagtgttttttgaaaagcactcagcaaagagttgtttgccgagtgcccgagagaatgcactcggcaaatataaaaacactcggcaaactcaagggtTCCAGTAGTGACGTGGGTAGATACGATATTTTAATAATACATTACTAAGTGACTAGTTAATAGGACTCATCCCATATTTTATTAACTAACCATAAAGGTTAAACACTCCAAGTTTTATTCTTCTGACAAAATTATATATAATGGCAGAGTGGGTAATTTTCTAAAAAATTAAATAGatccaatgatgatatatggcTAGAGTGTTTGATCTGACGGCCAGATGTTTCTGATTAATGTAAGAATTTCAAgcatttatttttttttctagcgCATCTGTGAGGATTAACATGAAGCCTTcgttggggcctctaattagtaatagtaagattccTGGCCGAATTCATTCCAGTGCACTGTTTCACAGCAACCGAACGGGGCCTTAATTAGTGGGTTAGGCGGCCGCACACAACGACAGGTGCGGCACCGCCGAGACCAACCCCTGTTGCCGCGGGCATGTTGCCACGTTGTGAACACAACATGACGCCGGGTGCGACCTGGCGGAGGTGGCACAAGACGTTATATGGTGGAGGAAGTGCTCACGTCGCGAGAATAACGGGGTTGTGGTCTCCAACAAAAACCAAGTTGCATATGCCTATACTTGGCTTCGTGCAACTTACCAGGGACCAGCATATATAGAAACTATGATCAGGATTCAGAAATTACTAGCTACTACCAGAACCAACGATTAGCATCCTCACAAGGAATTAAACGTATTATTTATATATCTTATATTTGCTAAAAATAAACTGTAGGAAACTAAAGCTTCTGACGTCGCGCGGAGGGAGCAATTAATATCATGGCGCCGGCGCCACACGGCCGTTGGCATTGGATCCGCCGCCGGTGACCTCAGCCGCTTGTGACGAAGGAGAAAACGCAGCCGAATAAGCTTCATAAGCAGATGCACGTACATCCGCTACAGCCGCGTTCGCTGCCTCTGCCGCCTTGTCTGCCCCTCCCGATCTCCAGCTCTCCTTATATTCTCGGCCAAAGTGAACATAGCGTTTGCCCTCGCGGCCGCTTCCTGTGCCTTGGTAGCCGCTGCCTCTGCCGATGCAGCTGCTGCCGATACAGCCTCTGCCTCAGGCACAGAGTGCCAACCccagcctcctccttctcctccactCACTACGTCAGatatgatttttaggggcggctaatAAGCATTCGTAGGGGCGgttcggccagccgcccctatcacaccgtctctacaaatcatgtatagggacgcccttacaaatcgatttgtaggggcggttggtactgtagccacccttacaaatcgatttatagggacggtctgggaacaccagccgcccctacaaatcgatttgtaagggcggctacagtaccaaccacccctacaaattagagggtgtttggttccatggactaaattttagtccatgtcacatcggacgttcggatactatttaggagaactaaatatgagttaattataaaactaattacatagatggagactaatttacgagacgaatttattaagcctaattaatccgccattagcacatatttactgtagcaccacattgtcaaatcatggactaattaggcttaaaaaattcgtctcgcaaattagccacaatctgtgcaattagttatttttttcgtctatatttaatgcttcatgcatgtgtccaaacatccgatgggacatggactaaaattttcctgtagaaaccaaacactaCTTTATTTTTTcgctattttttttttaaatttacaattcaaattcaatcagaacatatatttttcatgcacaactccatcatgacttattttcttctgcgattgtactgaaactcaatgacaatacacatttatttataccAAATTATAACAAATATTCCATGACAATACACGGTGCAAATTATTGTGCTTGTTGTTCATTTAAACTATGAGACTGCATATAGGTATATGAAAAGTAATGTGAAAACCAATCTTCGCTCGATGCAATTAACACAAGAGAGAACAAGACATACATCAATTGATGGTATATCTGCTCGACCTGGAAAACCATGTGAAACATCCATGCCAAGAATTAATGTTGGTATTTGAGTCACAACTGGTATCATTTGACGATGTTCCAATGCTAGTTTAGAGTTCATTCCACCAAGCTAGTCGAGAGGAAAAATCATATTAGCCAAGAAAAAAACTAATAACAGGATATATGTTCAAACAAGGTGCGGCCACAAATCAGATGCTGACAAATGTATACCTTAGCATTAATTTTCAGAAGAACATTGGTGAAATATTGATCATTCATCTTATTACTGTAAGCTGATGAAAGATGTTACTATATAGCTAAAAAAATCTTTCAATCCCTTAAGAATGTAAAAAAGATATAAACTGGATCAAAGTAGAGCGCCACAGCCAGAAAGTCACTGCCACCAATCTCTGGGATTATACAAGTAATTCAGATGACATAATACCGATGCAGCAAGAATGGTTCAGAAAAGATCTTTACCTTACTCTCACTGTTCAAGCGAGTCTTAAGGTTTGCAATTGCTTTAGAAACTGCTTCGTCACTCGCTGTCATTAACTTGGTGAAAGCTGATTTCAGATATGACCTCACACCGATCCCCCCATCTTGCTCTTTGACACCCAAAAGCTTCCAAGATTCTTCTTTGCCAACTAATTCCTGAACCTCAGGTACAGTCCTCAAAACTTCCTTGAGCTCCTGGACATCAGTATAAATAAGTcagtaaataataataataataatagcccACACTGATGATCTGCTGAAAAATATATAGTGAACAATTAGCATTCCCTTCTGAAAGGAATGCAATGGATTTAAACAACTTCACAGCTATAGAAAAGAGATAGAACATGCTGATCATGTAAACTGAATATCTCCCAGAATATAGTATGCAGTAACCACTTCACTGTCCCTTACTGCCTAATCTACTAGTAAAAAAAAAGGAACATCTTAAGAATATCTCAAGGATCGAGCTATGAATCGACATATTATCCTGACAATAGTGATCTAATTTGTTCATTATGGAATATGCCATAGAAAATTCAGTGACAATGACACCAGACAATGCTCTTTTGCCCTCCTTCAAACGCCTCCCACCCAACCAAACTAGCAAGCACTTTTCAAGAGCACCGCTGGATGTGATTTGGACAGGAGCTAGCTGCGTATCAGGGCCCATCAGCTTAGGTACCAATGTACCATTGGCCACGGGGTACATCTAGAACGGCTTTAGCGGACAGTATGACCTGTCGTGGAACTAAGGCCACACAGTCAGAAGCTCAGAACCTCACGAGAGGCGTGCGATTTACCAGCATGTGCATTCTACTTGTTTATAAACCTCTTCTGACAGACTGACATTAACTCAGAGCAAGAATAAAAATGTTCAGAGGATCCAATCGATTGTTGTATGCCATTAATTACTGGTATATATTACTACCAAATTCAATTACTACTTGTGAAGAATGGGATTAATTATTCGCAGAATTGATTAATTCATTTACTACTTATGAATGCGATTAAGTATTAGCATAATGACCAAACCCATGAGCAGCTAGCAGCAGCCGGGGAGATCCCACCCCACCTGACCGTCAGTCAACTCCACCCACCTAATAACTGTCCGGAATCATCTGTGGAATCCTGCTGCCACGTTCGATTAAAGAATTCAACTAAGCCAAACAAACCAACCAATTTAGCAGCGGCCATCAGCTGATGCCTCCAAGTCAACGTCGCCACAGattgggcggggggggggggggggggggggggggggggggggggggggggggggcacggccGTCGTCGTACAACGTACCTGTGTGGCGGCGAAGCCGAGCGTGTGGAACTCGTTGACGGCGACGGCCATCTCGGGCTTGTGGTTGGCGTCGCGGTACGTGGCCGGGCGCAGCGCATGCAGCGCCGCGGCGAGGTCCCGGTCCGGGTGCGCCTTGATCGACAGCGCCTTCGCCACGGACAGCACCTACGCGTAGCAGCCGGAGGAGCCGCTCAGCGGACAAGAAAAAAATGTTCTTTTTATGAAGGGGCACGGGAGGAAGGGAATGGCCGAGGCAAGGGGGAGGCGACGGGACGGACCTTGAAGAGGAAGGGGAGGTCGCCGACCCATCGCGCGGTGATGTCGCGGCCAAGCGCGGCGGGGTTGCGGGCGACCTAGTCGCGGAGCGAGACGTCGGGCGCGAGCGAGGAGGGCGCGGCGGGGTGCGTGCCCATCCAGAGCTCGGCGCATGGCCGGCCTTCGCTGGCGAGGCGCGCGACGAACACAGAGCCAGATCTGGTGCGGCCCCGTTGGATCCGCCTCCTCGCCGTAGATCCGCCGTAGATCCGACTCCTCACCATAGATCCTCCGCCTCCGTTGCCGGCGTGCCCTCCGCAGCCATTGTTCACCGGATCCACTGGggaagaggagggagggagggagggctcGGGAGAGCGGATCCGCCCCGGAGGAGGAGATCCGTGTCGCCTCGTGCCAGATCAGCACCGCCCATGTACGGAGACGGCCGCGTCGGTGGAGAGCCGCCCTGCTTCGCGCCGCCCCTGCCCAGTGAGGGCCGCGCCGGCGGAGGTGCCAAGAGCCgtcacagcagcagccgccgGGCGCATGAGGGCCCTCGCCGCCTTCCGCCGGGGCCAGTCCCGCGCCGCTGCCCGCGCATGCCAGCGGCCATCGCCCTGTCGGCGTCGAGAGAGCTGAGGGAGGGAGAAAGCGAAGAGAACGGAGGCCTCTCGAATGAGCACCTGAAGCCGAGTCTTTATTCGTCGaagtatttataggggcggctggttatTGAACCACCCCTATAAATCTTAAAATCGGGGGCGGCTCGtatgaccagccgcccctactgtttcATTTATAGAGGTGACTAGTTCCTGGGCTTCCGAacatgccactgtaggggcggctccatcaccagccgcccctacaaaaaaaatttgtcccgttgctataaaccgttttttacgtagtgacttCGTCCAAGAAAGAGCCAAAGCGGGAACATGGCCGGTGAGCGAGGCAGCCGATGACGAGTTCAGTTGACGACGACGTGCAGGATCGCGTTGAGGATCGGTgtggttgtcaaattcttttggtAAGGTGAATGTAGATAAAACGACTATAAACGGGCTGCACTGCACCCACGTATATATATTACCGGAGGAAGGATCTTATTTCGTTATTATACAATAACTAGGCTAGGCTAACCGAATCGGACTGCTACATGAGTTCTATCGGAACTCTTCATTTATAAAGTCCGAACTCTTTTATACACAAAACTTGCCGCCTATGAATTCCCTAATTGTTGGTaaataaacaaataaataaattattttctggTCATCATGCGTACGTATTTCTTTTTAGATAGAAAAATGGAACGGCGGGGTCCTGGGGAGTACGTGCTAATTTTCTATATTTTTAATTCCAGATTCAGGTACTTATTCATCATATTTAGTATCGGTTTTAAGTTCAATTTACACGTTTAGATGATCAATAAAATTCAAGATGTATATTATTTTGATAATACTCTCCTCAGGACATCCGTCCGTCAGGATGCCGTGCTTCCCAGTCCGCCCCGCTCACTCCCGCTCGTCACCGCCCATTCCTGCGACGCTCACTCCCGTCCACGGCCGCGATGCTCACTCCATCTGGTAATGCCCAATCCCCTTCCTCTGCGGCCTTTCTCCAACGTAGGGGCGCTGCACTGTGAGAATCGCACCCGACcacccgccgtggccttctctagCGCGAGGTTGCTCGCCGTGGGCACTGCACCCACCCACTCCGTGTGTTGATGAGCTAgtctccattcgtccaagcagctaAGGTGACATTGTACtaaaagcacatgttgcaagcgtatatttcaaacatttcatatgtttcaaaggcatgtttcaaatattttataTCCATGTTAGAAAAGTAGATCGAAATGTTGCATAttttgtaatggctatacacatatattTCAAGTCTATATGTTCGaaatgttttatctatttcaAATGTATGGTGCAAgcattttatttggatgttgcatatatatgcaagtgtttctGGTGTTTTcctacgtatgttgtaagtgttttatccagatgtttgcaatggctacacatgtgttttcaagttttttctggtattttgcaagtgtttcaaacgtgtgttgcaagtgtttcatctgtttcggtcatatgttacaagtgtatcatctgtatgttgcaaaagtagatcaggtgtgtTTTATGCGGGCGTGGTGGTCAGGCGAAACAGAGCGAGAGCGATGGTAGGGCGGTACACAGCGTGGGATCCATGCAGTGGGGTGCGCAAAAACAGGCCGTGCGGGCTTTTTTCGAGTGTTTGGAGTAAACCAAATGCAAACTCATACTCTTAAATATTAACTATTTCTGGCAATTTGAAGCAAGTATGTGCAGCTCAGTTGGTGTTGTCCTTCGATATGCTGAAGACTGGATGCAAGAATGTTGAGGCATGGAGCGGTGGCTTAGAGAGGCGTGTTGTGCTGCATGGGCATAGACGGCATGTATCCAAATTGCAATGTATCACCAATAAACAATGTCTTCAAAAGGGTTGATTATCTAAATTAATAGCAATAAATTCGTATAGATTTCTGGACGTGCTTGTATGACTCTTAAACAATGCTACCCCGCTTGCCCCCCTCCAGGGCCGAGCCTGGAGCATGATGACGCTGCTCCACCAACGCATAGAGTCGCTGTTGACTTCAATTTGCTAGCAACATCGAATTCAAGTATGTTCATTATTTCAGTTGTGCAAGAAATAGCATACCACCATTGTAGAAGATCCAAGGTCATTACATCTATGTAGAATGCTTCAATGTGACACAGTCAAACCCGAGGGTACAGTAAACTCACCAGTGTCTAGGGATTTAGGCACTACTACATAgactttgtaggggcggctccggGCCATTTCTAAGAGCGGTTTGACCAGCCGCTCCTACGACCTCATCTCTACAAATCGctaatttgtaggagcggttcgtcagccgcccctacaaattggatTTGTAGGGGCCGTTGATCATTTGTAAGGGCGGATAGATATAGAGCCGTCTTTATAAATCCGTTTcccaaaaatcacaaatttgggTCAAAAAAATAGCAAGTTTTTTTATCCCAAGAGGCCCCACCAGGCAGCCAAACACCCGCGCCGTCGTAAGCCGCGTGTCGCTCATTTTTTTGCGCAAAAGCACGCTGCTTCGCGGCCGGTGGGTTTAGGGATAAGCAACTAAGTTCAAAGATAATGACAACATATCACAGAAATCAGCATCAATTTTAGACTTAGAGGTTGAGGGTGCACTGAATTGACCCACGTTTAGGGATTAAGTGATTAGAGAAGTGTCATCTGCGAGGAGCGTGGTGCAGTACTGCATGGAGGTGATGATGTTGGGCGTGGGCATGTTGATGAGGAGTCACCAATTCTCGGTTGTCGTCGCGGCCAAATGCATGATCTTTTGCAACAAAAAGCATGATGCGTACATTTACTCTAGGAATTTCAACCATATCTACACTCCAATGAAGTGATGCTTGAACGAGGTTGTCATTGCGAGATGTGCGAGAGAAACAGTGAGGAAAAAACAACAAGTGCGCGCCCAGGAGAAACAGTGAGGCTGACTGTCCTGTCCCGTCTCTTAGGTACTCAACTACCAGCCGCTTTGCTTGCCGCGAATCTCCGCCAACCAAAATTAAAGCAGCAGTCTCCCAAGTCACTCGAACATGGAGGTGTTGCTtatgaagatgaagaaagaactctcaatctttcaaaaaaaaaaagagcaggCTCTCAAGAGTCAAGATGGTGAAATGCGCTTAAACATGTAAAGGATGTTAATGAAGATCACGATTGGCGCGCTCTGTTTAGTTCCCCTCTTTTCTGTCTTTTTAGTTTCGGTCTTAGAGCAGAGGAGAGTAACAGCTAGATGAGGATAGCTGATCTTGTGTTCCTTTTGGTGCCCCCGGTAACTCCTTTGATCTGAAAAAAGTCAACCCGAAAGACCTAGTAAAGTCGTTGCCACAAACTAGCTCACCCACTACCTCCACATGCAAGGTCTAGTCAGCTGAGGGAGGGGAGGCGAGGCATACACTTGCCCAAGACAGGTGAGGCAAGTGTTGCCGAGGGAGCAGGTGAAAAAAGTTTGAATGCACAAAAAGAGAGGGTGCACAATGCAATCAGATCGCAGGCCCCACTTACTAGCACCAAATAAGCTAGGATTAATTTTTATTTCCACCCTCAAAGAAAAATTTTGTGCGGATTAGATCCAGCAGTTGCCGACTGCCTATAAAAAAGAACTTGTATATATTGGCCTCTCGTAAAAAAATTATGAACGGTCTGAGGCTAGCTCCCAAACTAAAATAATGCCTAATTCAGTGACTTCTTTCCCAAACTAAAAAAATTATGAACGGTCTGTGGCGTCTCTGGctgacagcctgttcgtttggctgggcttgttcgttgctggatcgtgaagaagtactgctggctggtttggtgttaaagaaaaatactgttttaacTGAAAACTTATGATCGTTCAGCCGAACAGGCTGTGAGTCTGCAGCAACAGATGGAGCTCCAGGAATGAGAAGGCGAGGTCGGCAGCGTATGCGACTGCAAACGACGACATGGCATCTTTGGCTGAGTCTGCGAGAACAAGAGGACCTCATGCAGAGGCATGGGCTCCGGCCGTGGCTGAATCAGCTGTGATACGGGCGGTTCTGGCAGAGTCGTCGTCAGCCTGGCAGGTGCAGGTCCCCTGATAATTTAGGGccggttcgctggttggtttctgggctggtttggactggctggtgctgatttattgtgagaggaaaacactgttgactggctgatttgggctggctgaaaccaacaagcgaacaggacctTAGTTGCCTTGCAGCGGCGTGGCGCCGGCGCCATGATAATTTAGTGAAGTAGCGTTCGTGATGTGACGAGGTGTGGGCTCGAGGTATTTGTTCGAGGCATAGCTTAAGCTTCatgcagttttttttttccagGGGCTCAAGTGTTTCTAACCCTGATTTGAAGCGAAAAAgtgatttgttttttttaactgctttgtgattttacccctataATTTTAAAACGAATGGAGACTTTATCTCTATTCTGTTAATTCCAcctaacggtgttaacttttgAATAAAAGGACAACTTGGCCCATGCGTTTTTACACattttttattttgatatttgtgTTTTATCCCTATTTTTATATCAATGATTTGGCAATTTTGATATAGAATTATACATTTCAATCAATGTGAAACTGaacaattttttagaaaaattcgACAGCATTTCATCTAACAATCCCTACAAACAAGTTTGGACCAGCATACATTGTCTCACTGTTGCCGCAACACCATGATTTTGGACTAGCATCTGGCAAGCTGAAAAACGATCGAAGCCTAACAACAGGTTTCAATTCTCTGTGATTTGGCCTACAAATCACAACAACCAATACACATGTTaacaaatctttttttttttttgcatgtggCTAACCGGTGGGGGACTCCCTGTGTTAAAAAAAATTACTATTTTTTGACCCGATTTCATGAATTTTCAAatattgatttgtaggggcggctctatatatCCAGCCGCCCCCTAAAAAACCAATTTATAGGAGAGGTTGgctagccgtccctataaatcagCGATTTGTAGCCACCCCTTCACCCCTACAAAgggtcaccagccgcccctaaagaTCATGGCTAGCGTAGTGTTTCAACGGAGGGACAACGACAGACGCGGCTAGGCTAGGCGGCGGTCGGGTGGCCGCGGCCGCAGCCGGAGGCCCGCGCGCGCTCATCAGCTTGATGAGGCGGCGGCTGGGTGGTCGGGGCTGGAGCCCCTAGGGTTCGGGTCTACGGTGCGAGGCCTCACTAAGCTCCGCGTGGTGGGGTTCGACCATGAGCAGTGTGGGATGGAGGAGGGGAAGTAGGGGAGGCCGCTCCGCATCGGCCACGCCTACGGCAGGACCTCCAACGAGAGGGATGTCTCCCTCAACTCCGCCCACTCGGTGCTTGTTAGGCCCCTACTT
This sequence is a window from Miscanthus floridulus cultivar M001 chromosome 10, ASM1932011v1, whole genome shotgun sequence. Protein-coding genes within it:
- the LOC136485562 gene encoding mannose-6-phosphate isomerase 1-like isoform X2, with the protein product MAVAVNEFHTLGFAATQELKEVLRTVPEVQELVGKEESWKLLGVKEQDGGIGVRSYLKSAFTKLMTASDEAVSKAIANLKTRLNSESKRLVAVTFWLWRSTLIQFISFLHS
- the LOC136485562 gene encoding protein argonaute 16-like isoform X1, translating into MAVAVNEFHTLGFAATQELKEVLRTVPEVQELVGKEESWKLLGVKEQDGGIGVRSYLKSAFTKLMTASDEAVSKAIANLKTRLNSESKLGGMNSKLALEHRQMIPVVTQIPTLILGMDVSHGFPGRADIPSIDVCLVLSCVNCIERRLVFTLLFIYLYAVS